A genomic window from Thiomonas arsenitoxydans includes:
- a CDS encoding VWA domain-containing protein — protein sequence MSAWVDLTSGLAAVQWAQPLALLLLPLSVLPLLAARQSEAAPEPQLLHPDLHGLLQASPPRRKPRLAPVLRALALLAFVLALAQPQREGAWIAAAPEGRDIVVLLDTSLTMSLHDLTWAGKPASRLAVAQRVFADFARARQGDRFALVAFGSHAATLLPPTFDARAAGQMAGLLAVGQLGPDTALGDAIALALRQAGALHGLKPVLILYTDGGQSNTGAISPADAVALARHMGVRIYTVEVGTTPDPGRPYTVPAYAGPQPDLRLIAEATGGRFYFAASGGAQQAAVRDIGALNPRLHPPPTRRAVQALFLWPLLAGAALWLLAMWAEGAASRSRK from the coding sequence ATGAGCGCTTGGGTCGACCTCACCTCGGGCCTGGCTGCCGTGCAATGGGCGCAGCCGCTGGCCTTGTTGCTGCTGCCACTGTCGGTCTTGCCGCTGCTGGCCGCGCGGCAGAGCGAGGCGGCACCCGAGCCCCAATTGCTACACCCCGATCTGCACGGTCTGCTGCAGGCGTCGCCGCCGCGCCGCAAGCCCCGGCTCGCGCCGGTGCTGCGCGCGCTGGCGCTGCTGGCCTTCGTGCTGGCGCTCGCGCAACCGCAGCGCGAAGGCGCATGGATCGCCGCCGCGCCCGAAGGCCGCGACATTGTGGTGCTGCTCGACACCTCGCTCACCATGAGCCTGCACGACCTCACCTGGGCGGGCAAGCCGGCCTCGCGCCTGGCCGTGGCCCAGCGCGTGTTTGCCGACTTCGCCCGCGCGCGCCAGGGCGACCGCTTCGCGCTGGTGGCCTTCGGCAGCCATGCCGCCACGCTGCTGCCGCCCACCTTCGACGCCCGCGCCGCGGGCCAGATGGCCGGGCTGCTCGCCGTGGGACAGCTCGGCCCCGATACCGCTTTAGGCGACGCCATTGCTCTGGCGCTGCGGCAGGCAGGGGCGCTGCACGGCCTCAAACCCGTCCTCATCCTCTACACCGACGGCGGGCAGAGCAATACCGGCGCCATCAGCCCGGCCGACGCGGTGGCGCTGGCGCGGCATATGGGCGTGCGCATCTACACCGTGGAAGTCGGCACCACCCCCGACCCCGGGCGCCCCTACACCGTGCCGGCCTACGCCGGGCCGCAGCCCGATCTGCGCCTCATCGCCGAAGCCACTGGCGGACGGTTCTACTTCGCCGCCAGCGGCGGGGCGCAACAGGCGGCGGTGCGCGACATCGGTGCGCTCAACCCCCGGCTGCATCCGCCGCCCACGCGTCGCGCCGTGCAGGCGCTGTTCCTCTGGCCTTTGCTTGCCGGAGCGGCGTTGTGGTTGCTGGCGATGTGGGCTGAGGGCGCCGCATCCAGGAGCCGCAAATGA
- a CDS encoding VWA domain-containing protein, protein MTTWDALLTQPWFWARPWAFVLLAVPLLLAALRLWRARSVRAAALAYADAALLPFATRLPSPQRLRRALALDLLLWALLAIASAGPRQPVSVGEAGGLHRIAVMVLMDASADAAAASAAPISALEQQRLLLAALCPQLRGERLGLIAYGAARPGGPVGAAQLLPPTDDPALFAHATQQARPEVFADTPASTTLPGLLALARQRLQQQAKGESGAVLLLAGAGVPVPADFDASAMGESLRRARLPLFVLALPGLPPESAALLRAAAQISGGGFSAVTAGQTGADNWNALYARGIARLPVGTIGRAQQITAWRELYGLFLLPALALLFWRERPRRVPPAVALLGLALVLGLPLAPPAQAQPPALVSRPAKLRAEHAAWQAWRQGDFARAQALYAALPGHAARMGEGAAAYRLRQFQVAAQAFHRALLQADTPQQRFAAFYNLGDASLHLPGRTLEAVQAFDAALRIRPGDANALRNARLAQRQYEIEHPPSDLVGIAKRAPPIHHSRFGQQGSSTPSQLRRKPSKQASAPLQQAAPLAPGGQLATAGATAAAPAPWQPPTLDWAGADKRLQLLRDASAELLAQRAAIDTRAAAQEGAR, encoded by the coding sequence ATGACGACTTGGGATGCGCTCCTCACCCAGCCCTGGTTCTGGGCGCGGCCCTGGGCCTTTGTCCTGCTGGCCGTGCCGCTGCTGCTGGCCGCGCTGCGGCTGTGGCGCGCGCGCAGTGTGCGCGCTGCGGCGCTGGCCTATGCCGACGCCGCGCTGCTGCCCTTCGCCACCCGCCTGCCGTCGCCGCAGCGCTTGCGGCGCGCGCTGGCGCTCGACCTGCTGCTGTGGGCGCTGCTCGCCATCGCCTCAGCCGGGCCGCGCCAGCCGGTGAGCGTCGGCGAGGCGGGCGGCCTGCACCGCATCGCCGTGATGGTGCTGATGGATGCCAGCGCCGACGCCGCCGCAGCGAGCGCGGCGCCCATTTCCGCGCTGGAGCAGCAGCGCCTGCTGCTGGCTGCGCTGTGCCCGCAACTGCGCGGCGAACGACTCGGCTTGATCGCTTATGGCGCAGCGCGTCCGGGCGGACCGGTGGGCGCAGCGCAATTGCTGCCGCCTACCGATGACCCCGCGCTGTTCGCGCACGCCACGCAGCAGGCCCGCCCCGAAGTATTTGCCGATACGCCCGCTTCCACCACGCTGCCCGGTCTGCTCGCCCTCGCGCGCCAGCGCTTGCAACAACAAGCCAAGGGCGAAAGCGGCGCTGTGCTGCTGCTGGCTGGAGCAGGTGTTCCAGTGCCCGCAGACTTCGACGCCAGCGCGATGGGCGAGTCTTTGCGCCGCGCCCGGTTGCCGCTATTCGTCCTCGCCCTGCCGGGTCTGCCGCCCGAGAGCGCGGCGCTTTTGCGCGCAGCGGCGCAGATCAGCGGCGGCGGTTTTTCTGCCGTGACCGCAGGCCAGACCGGCGCGGACAACTGGAACGCGCTCTATGCGCGCGGCATCGCCCGCCTGCCGGTCGGGACAATCGGTCGAGCGCAGCAAATCACCGCTTGGCGCGAGCTTTACGGCCTGTTCCTGCTGCCCGCGCTGGCGCTACTGTTCTGGCGCGAGCGCCCGCGCCGCGTGCCGCCCGCCGTGGCCCTGCTGGGCTTGGCGCTGGTGCTCGGTCTGCCCCTCGCACCGCCCGCGCAGGCGCAGCCGCCCGCCTTGGTTTCTAGACCGGCCAAACTGCGCGCCGAACACGCGGCCTGGCAGGCCTGGCGGCAGGGCGACTTCGCGCGCGCGCAGGCGCTATATGCCGCCTTGCCCGGCCACGCGGCCCGCATGGGCGAAGGCGCGGCGGCCTATCGGCTGCGGCAATTTCAGGTTGCGGCGCAGGCCTTCCACCGCGCCTTGCTGCAGGCCGACACGCCCCAGCAGCGCTTCGCCGCGTTCTACAACCTGGGCGATGCCAGCCTGCACCTGCCCGGACGTACCTTGGAGGCGGTGCAAGCGTTCGACGCCGCGCTGCGCATCCGCCCCGGCGATGCCAACGCCCTGCGCAACGCCCGGCTGGCGCAACGGCAGTACGAAATCGAGCATCCGCCGAGCGATCTGGTGGGTATCGCCAAACGCGCGCCACCCATCCACCATTCACGCTTCGGCCAGCAGGGCTCGAGCACGCCTTCGCAACTGCGCCGCAAGCCGTCCAAGCAGGCTTCGGCGCCGTTGCAGCAAGCCGCGCCATTGGCGCCCGGCGGACAGCTCGCCACGGCAGGAGCAACCGCCGCCGCCCCCGCGCCTTGGCAACCGCCCACGCTCGACTGGGCCGGGGCCGACAAGCGTCTGCAACTGCTGCGCGACGCCAGCGCCGAACTGCTCGCCCAGCGCGCCGCCATCGACACCCGCGCGGCCGCGCAGGAGGGCGCGCGATGA
- a CDS encoding BatD family protein yields the protein MTLARPLAALALSLSLLAAARPAAAQASLQCRTEPAVVVLGHPLHWTLTARDLAATLPSFTPAQFAPDWLLTDQQGASGSTDGHREQTATLTLYPLRSGRLSLPAVQAGGGRCPAQTLDVAAAANGEAPLQWRTRMTPARPYALQALRVELWAIGGGNLAWTTPQPRSAQAQIAPLADTVRTEVIDGVQQLVQVFAWRVLPLQAGEVAMDFGLLRAHAFGSLRVYAPPPLRFTARALPQWWPADGLIGAPQLQVLSAPAQLPLGDTTAWRLRLSAPGLDRAQVLRVANRWNAALPARFGPAGVQITRAQESSAEAGDTWDITLYLRPQNAGRLQAPALRLDYFDPRTELPATARWMPPLLTVIDARPLHLAIGLGGAAALLLLLFALRAVGCWACRSWRERRALQAVWQATDAAALKQAWLALPARRGLPRAATLAQWLSDAALPPPHPLHLLAERLQRHLYGLHAMPDFPALRRAIHAALAARRRRE from the coding sequence ATGACCCTGGCCCGCCCCCTCGCTGCGCTGGCCCTGAGCCTCAGCCTGCTCGCCGCCGCCCGCCCCGCCGCCGCGCAGGCCAGCCTGCAATGCCGCACCGAGCCCGCCGTCGTCGTGCTCGGCCACCCGTTGCACTGGACGCTCACCGCGCGCGACCTCGCCGCGACGCTGCCCAGCTTCACCCCCGCGCAGTTCGCGCCCGACTGGCTGCTGACCGATCAGCAAGGCGCCAGCGGCAGCACGGACGGGCACCGCGAGCAGACCGCCACCCTCACGCTCTACCCCCTGCGCAGCGGGCGCTTGTCCCTGCCCGCCGTGCAAGCGGGCGGCGGGCGCTGCCCAGCGCAAACGCTCGATGTCGCCGCAGCCGCCAACGGCGAAGCCCCGCTGCAATGGCGCACCCGCATGACGCCCGCCCGCCCCTACGCGCTGCAAGCGCTGCGCGTGGAACTATGGGCCATCGGCGGCGGCAATCTGGCGTGGACGACGCCGCAGCCGCGCAGCGCGCAGGCGCAGATCGCGCCGCTGGCCGACACCGTGCGCACCGAAGTCATCGACGGGGTACAGCAACTTGTGCAAGTGTTCGCGTGGCGTGTGCTGCCCTTGCAGGCTGGCGAGGTGGCTATGGATTTCGGCCTGCTGCGCGCCCATGCCTTTGGCAGCCTGCGAGTCTATGCTCCGCCGCCGCTGCGCTTTACCGCGCGGGCGCTGCCGCAGTGGTGGCCGGCCGACGGACTGATCGGCGCGCCGCAGTTGCAGGTGCTCTCGGCTCCGGCCCAATTGCCCTTGGGCGACACCACCGCGTGGCGGCTGCGCTTGTCTGCCCCCGGCCTCGACCGGGCGCAGGTGCTGCGCGTAGCAAACCGCTGGAACGCTGCGCTGCCCGCCCGTTTCGGCCCTGCTGGCGTGCAGATAACCCGCGCCCAAGAATCCTCCGCCGAAGCAGGTGACACCTGGGACATCACCCTTTACCTGCGCCCGCAAAACGCGGGTCGGCTGCAAGCGCCCGCGTTGCGGCTCGACTATTTCGATCCCCGCACCGAACTACCCGCCACCGCGCGCTGGATGCCGCCACTGCTCACCGTGATCGATGCCCGCCCGCTGCATCTCGCCATCGGCCTGGGCGGCGCCGCGGCGCTGCTCTTACTGTTGTTTGCGCTGCGTGCAGTGGGCTGCTGGGCTTGCCGTAGCTGGCGCGAGCGCCGCGCGCTGCAAGCTGTGTGGCAAGCCACCGATGCGGCAGCGCTCAAGCAAGCCTGGCTGGCGCTGCCGGCCCGGCGCGGGCTGCCGCGCGCCGCCACCCTGGCGCAATGGCTAAGCGATGCAGCCCTGCCGCCGCCGCATCCTTTGCATCTTCTTGCCGAGCGCCTGCAGCGCCATCTCTACGGGCTGCACGCAATGCCCGACTTCCCCGCACTGCGCCGTGCCATCCACGCGGCGCTGGCAGCGAGGCGGCGAAGGGAATGA
- a CDS encoding YbeD family protein has protein sequence MNPISSPPGDESLIKYPSDFPIKIMGANVDGLADAIAAVVLQHAPDFDPATMELRPSSGRNYLSCTCTIRATSRAQLDDLYRALTSHPMVKVVL, from the coding sequence ATGAACCCGATTTCCTCCCCGCCCGGCGATGAGAGTCTTATCAAATATCCGTCCGACTTCCCCATCAAAATCATGGGCGCGAATGTGGACGGCCTGGCCGATGCGATTGCCGCCGTGGTGCTGCAACACGCGCCCGACTTCGATCCGGCGACGATGGAGCTGCGCCCTTCCAGCGGGCGCAACTATCTGAGCTGCACCTGCACCATCCGCGCCACCAGCCGCGCGCAGCTCGACGATCTGTACCGCGCGCTCACCAGTCATCCGATGGTGAAGGTGGTGCTGTAG
- a CDS encoding SlyX family protein gives MNPSPTDAEINARLTRLEEKFGYAEDLLDALNALVAKQQDQIAQLLREVGQLQRQRADDQPSASTSLWDELPPHY, from the coding sequence ATGAATCCTTCCCCCACCGATGCTGAAATCAACGCCCGCCTGACCCGGCTGGAAGAAAAATTCGGTTATGCGGAAGACCTGCTCGACGCGCTCAACGCTTTGGTGGCGAAGCAGCAAGACCAGATCGCGCAGTTGTTGCGGGAGGTGGGGCAATTGCAGCGCCAGCGGGCGGACGATCAGCCATCAGCGTCCACGAGTTTGTGGGACGAGTTGCCGCCGCATTACTGA
- a CDS encoding putative toxin-antitoxin system toxin component, PIN family yields the protein MRVVLDTHELLAALISSHRPADAIYRAWMEARFELVTGTVQFDELRRVSRYPKIKAILPAHRIGTMINNLQRARVLETLPPLPDGIQADDPNDAFLLALSLTGEADYLVTGDRRAGLLQHGRIGRTRIVTTTTFCAEAL from the coding sequence ATGCGGGTTGTCCTCGACACCCATGAGCTGCTGGCAGCACTGATCTCGTCGCACCGTCCAGCAGACGCCATTTATCGTGCCTGGATGGAGGCACGTTTTGAGCTGGTGACAGGAACGGTGCAATTCGATGAACTGCGACGGGTGAGCCGCTACCCCAAGATCAAGGCCATTCTGCCCGCCCACCGCATCGGCACGATGATCAACAACCTGCAGCGCGCCCGTGTGCTGGAGACGCTGCCGCCGCTGCCTGACGGCATCCAGGCTGACGACCCGAACGATGCCTTCTTGTTGGCCCTGTCGCTGACCGGCGAGGCCGACTACCTGGTGACGGGCGACCGGCGGGCCGGGCTGCTGCAACATGGCCGCATCGGGCGCACACGCATCGTCACGACGACCACCTTCTGCGCCGAGGCGCTTTGA
- a CDS encoding ribbon-helix-helix domain-containing protein — translation MNTVRWNIAVSPDLDQSVRMFIAAQGGGRKGDLSRFIEEAVRAYLFERAVEQAKAATAGMGEAELNDLIDEAVQWAREH, via the coding sequence GTGAATACCGTGCGCTGGAACATCGCCGTATCGCCGGACTTGGATCAATCCGTGCGCATGTTCATCGCCGCACAAGGGGGCGGCCGCAAGGGCGATCTGTCGCGCTTCATTGAGGAGGCGGTGCGCGCCTATCTCTTTGAGCGCGCTGTCGAGCAAGCCAAGGCCGCTACGGCAGGCATGGGCGAGGCCGAACTGAACGACCTCATCGATGAAGCGGTGCAGTGGGCGCGTGAGCACTGA
- a CDS encoding tetratricopeptide repeat protein — MLTIQSKHLASLFAAFVLALSTAQAATPDQASSLLDAGHLTQADHVIAQVLADQPHSAQAHYLDARLLAAEGKWPLAEQELELARRLDPTLSFGPPEQVQALANEVLKHQWKNPSGFAGYGQAALAALFVLISGYLVFGVMRHRRQPPKV, encoded by the coding sequence ATGCTGACCATCCAATCAAAACACCTCGCCTCTCTTTTCGCGGCCTTTGTGCTGGCCCTGAGTACCGCGCAGGCGGCTACGCCCGATCAGGCGTCTTCCTTGTTGGATGCGGGCCATTTGACGCAGGCTGACCACGTCATCGCGCAGGTGCTGGCGGATCAGCCGCATTCGGCGCAGGCGCACTATCTGGACGCGCGGCTGCTGGCCGCAGAGGGCAAGTGGCCGCTGGCGGAGCAGGAGCTGGAACTGGCGCGTCGCCTCGATCCGACCTTGAGCTTCGGGCCGCCGGAGCAGGTGCAGGCGCTGGCCAACGAGGTGCTCAAGCACCAGTGGAAGAACCCGTCCGGGTTCGCGGGTTACGGACAGGCAGCGTTGGCGGCGCTGTTCGTGCTGATTTCGGGCTATCTGGTCTTCGGGGTGATGCGCCACCGTCGCCAGCCGCCCAAGGTCTGA
- a CDS encoding copper-binding protein, with the protein MNQSLKTCSLLALTSALCTPALAMQSHADHDHSTPEGMAQHMQMMQPAASGAQGEHQTEGVVRKIDAASGKITLRHGPIPALGMGAMTMNYRVRDKALLDGLKAGDTVEFSAKQIDGAYTVLTLKRKP; encoded by the coding sequence ATGAACCAGTCACTGAAAACCTGCTCCCTTCTCGCCCTGACCTCAGCACTCTGCACGCCCGCCCTGGCCATGCAAAGCCACGCTGACCACGACCATTCCACCCCCGAAGGCATGGCGCAACACATGCAGATGATGCAGCCCGCTGCATCCGGCGCGCAAGGCGAACACCAGACCGAAGGTGTGGTGCGCAAAATCGACGCCGCAAGCGGCAAGATCACCCTGCGCCACGGCCCCATCCCCGCGCTGGGCATGGGCGCGATGACCATGAACTACCGGGTGCGCGACAAAGCCCTGCTCGATGGCCTCAAGGCCGGTGACACGGTGGAATTCAGCGCAAAGCAAATTGACGGCGCCTACACCGTCCTCACCCTGAAACGCAAACCTTGA
- a CDS encoding multicopper oxidase family protein, whose translation MNTRRHFLGAAAALVAAGAASRNALAAAPEPHQYNSAETAAPLHPQAGRPYNPVVTLNGWSLPFRMKDGVKEFHLVAEPVVREISPGMTAKLWGYNGSSPGPTIEAVEGDRVRLFVTNKLPEHTTVHWHGLILPNGMDGVGGLTQPQIAPGQTFVYEFELRKSGTFMYHPHADEMVQMAMGAMGLFIVHPKNPRQMAVDRDYAFLINAYDIDPGSSVPKVNTMLDFNLWTWNSRAFPGIAPLVARTGERVRIRMGNLTMTNHPIHLHGHVFEVVGTDGGWVPKSARWPEVTVDIAVGQMRAIEFIADNPGDWAFHCHKSHHTMNAMGHSVPTMIGVQQDDLTPALQKLLPDYMAMGSQGMAEMAEMDMPLPDNTLPMMTGRGPYGSVEMGGMFSMLKVRDDLAHGDYRDPGWYRMPPGTQAHAVPTADLPPARTDPTEPRATQDTLQVRKPQQHAH comes from the coding sequence ATGAATACCCGACGCCATTTTCTCGGCGCTGCCGCGGCCCTCGTCGCCGCAGGCGCCGCCAGCCGCAACGCCCTGGCCGCCGCGCCCGAACCCCATCAATACAACAGCGCCGAGACCGCAGCCCCGCTACACCCCCAGGCCGGCCGGCCCTACAACCCGGTCGTCACCCTCAACGGCTGGAGCCTGCCCTTTCGCATGAAAGACGGCGTGAAGGAATTTCACCTCGTCGCTGAACCCGTGGTGCGCGAAATCTCGCCCGGCATGACGGCCAAGCTCTGGGGCTACAACGGCTCCAGCCCCGGCCCCACCATCGAAGCGGTGGAAGGCGACCGCGTGCGCCTGTTCGTCACCAACAAGCTGCCCGAGCACACCACGGTGCACTGGCACGGCCTCATCCTGCCCAACGGCATGGACGGCGTGGGCGGGCTGACGCAGCCGCAGATCGCGCCCGGCCAGACCTTCGTCTATGAATTCGAGCTGCGCAAAAGCGGCACCTTCATGTACCACCCGCACGCTGACGAAATGGTGCAGATGGCCATGGGCGCGATGGGCCTGTTCATCGTCCATCCCAAAAACCCGCGGCAGATGGCGGTCGATCGCGACTACGCCTTTCTCATCAACGCCTACGACATCGATCCCGGATCGAGCGTGCCCAAGGTCAACACCATGCTCGACTTCAACCTCTGGACCTGGAACAGCCGCGCCTTTCCCGGCATCGCCCCGCTGGTGGCGCGCACCGGCGAGCGCGTGCGCATCCGCATGGGCAACCTCACCATGACCAACCACCCCATTCACCTGCACGGCCATGTGTTCGAAGTGGTCGGCACCGATGGCGGCTGGGTCCCCAAGAGCGCGCGCTGGCCCGAAGTGACGGTGGACATTGCCGTGGGGCAGATGCGCGCCATCGAGTTCATCGCCGACAACCCTGGCGACTGGGCCTTCCACTGCCACAAATCGCACCACACCATGAATGCCATGGGCCACAGCGTGCCGACGATGATCGGCGTGCAGCAGGACGACCTCACCCCCGCGTTGCAAAAGCTGCTGCCCGATTACATGGCCATGGGCAGCCAGGGCATGGCCGAAATGGCCGAGATGGACATGCCCCTGCCCGACAACACCCTGCCCATGATGACCGGTCGCGGCCCTTACGGCTCGGTGGAAATGGGCGGCATGTTCAGCATGCTCAAAGTGCGCGACGACCTCGCCCACGGCGACTACCGCGACCCCGGCTGGTACCGCATGCCGCCCGGCACCCAGGCCCACGCCGTGCCCACCGCCGACCTGCCGCCCGCACGCACCGACCCCACCGAACCCCGAGCCACCCAAGACACGCTGCAAGTGCGCAAGCCCCAGCAGCATGCGCATTGA
- a CDS encoding TolC family protein, which produces MWNLPRPQVRRRALRLAPLAAAALLAACAPLQTRQSLQAVNVITLPHTGTPLHLMRDPAQQQDTQAQIDALLSKPLSADDAVRIALLGSPALQGLIAQAQADSADSTQNARLANPVFGFERLLIGGGGVEITRSLSFGLLDLLTLATRSRLNDTQQTQLRLSLARAVLRTAAQARLSWVRAVAAQQTAAYDRDVVEAAKATAILADRMQQAGNFTKLDAAQQGLFAADSQLRLSRAELAATQSREALVQVLGLSAEQAARLALPTQLPEVPKQPSAAAPMALQTALDQRLDVQLARADYTATAQAAGLARATSLIEHVELGGLRKTYSDAPPQNGFDLSLPLPLFDLGDARRSAAADRVLAARNRAIATARRAASQLREADALRGSAWQQQRLSREQIVPLAQTVLDESQLRYNGMLIGTFQLVAAAQVQVQAVREAISAQRNYWLADAAWQAAQLGVDAGPGALPDSASANAAPAVSSH; this is translated from the coding sequence ATGTGGAACCTACCCAGACCGCAGGTGCGCCGGCGGGCGCTGCGGCTCGCCCCCCTGGCCGCAGCCGCGTTGCTGGCAGCCTGCGCGCCCTTGCAAACCCGGCAGTCGCTACAGGCCGTCAACGTCATTACCCTGCCCCATACCGGCACACCGCTGCACTTGATGCGCGACCCCGCGCAGCAGCAAGACACGCAGGCCCAGATCGACGCGCTGTTGTCCAAACCGCTGTCTGCCGATGACGCCGTGCGCATCGCCCTGCTCGGCAGCCCCGCATTGCAGGGGCTGATCGCGCAGGCGCAGGCCGACTCGGCCGACTCCACGCAAAACGCCCGGCTGGCCAACCCGGTTTTCGGCTTCGAGCGCCTGCTCATCGGAGGCGGCGGAGTGGAAATCACCCGTAGTCTCAGCTTCGGCCTGCTCGATCTGCTCACCTTGGCCACGCGTTCGCGCCTGAACGACACGCAGCAGACGCAACTTCGGCTCAGCCTCGCCCGCGCGGTGCTGCGCACGGCGGCGCAAGCGCGGCTGAGTTGGGTTCGCGCCGTGGCGGCGCAGCAAACTGCCGCCTACGACCGCGATGTGGTGGAAGCGGCCAAGGCCACCGCCATTCTGGCTGACCGCATGCAGCAGGCGGGCAACTTCACCAAGCTCGACGCGGCGCAGCAAGGCCTGTTCGCCGCCGACAGCCAGCTACGCCTGAGCCGCGCCGAACTGGCCGCCACGCAAAGCCGCGAAGCGCTGGTGCAGGTGCTGGGGTTGTCGGCAGAGCAAGCCGCCCGCCTCGCTTTGCCGACGCAACTGCCGGAGGTGCCCAAGCAGCCGAGCGCAGCCGCGCCGATGGCGCTGCAAACCGCGCTCGACCAGCGTCTGGACGTGCAGCTCGCCCGCGCCGACTACACGGCCACCGCACAAGCCGCAGGGCTGGCGCGCGCTACCAGCCTGATCGAGCATGTCGAACTCGGCGGCCTGCGCAAGACGTATAGCGATGCGCCGCCGCAAAACGGCTTCGACCTCAGCCTGCCGCTGCCGCTGTTCGATCTGGGCGACGCCCGCCGCAGCGCCGCCGCCGACCGCGTGCTCGCCGCGCGCAACCGCGCCATCGCCACCGCGCGCCGCGCCGCCTCGCAACTGCGCGAGGCCGACGCCCTGCGCGGCAGCGCGTGGCAGCAGCAGCGCCTCAGCCGCGAGCAGATCGTGCCCCTGGCGCAGACCGTGCTCGATGAGAGCCAGCTTCGCTACAACGGCATGCTCATCGGCACCTTTCAGCTCGTCGCCGCCGCGCAGGTGCAGGTGCAGGCGGTGCGCGAGGCGATCTCCGCGCAGCGCAATTACTGGCTGGCCGACGCCGCCTGGCAAGCCGCCCAGCTTGGCGTGGACGCAGGCCCGGGCGCCCTGCCCGACTCCGCTTCTGCCAACGCCGCCCCGGCCGTCTCCAGCCACTGA
- the rpoH gene encoding RNA polymerase sigma factor RpoH encodes MTHTQSAAIVLRPAQVDGAFPLALPSLGNLDAYISAVNRLPMLSAEEEARLARTWREQGDKDAAGKLVLSHLRLVVSTARQYLGYGLPHADLIQEGNIGLMKAVKRFDPAHGVRLVSYALHWIKAEIHEYILRNWRLVKVATTKSQRKLFFNLRSMKTANAGMNEAQIDDMAQALNVKREDVIEMESRMGGADIALDPTVEDGEESYAPISYLADNTQEPMAVLEARSHDRLQVEGLENALELLDARSRAIVEQRWLQVNDDGSGGKTLHELAAEYGVSAERIRQIEVAAMKKMRKSLAEFA; translated from the coding sequence ATGACCCACACTCAGTCAGCCGCAATCGTTCTGCGCCCGGCCCAGGTCGATGGCGCGTTTCCGCTCGCCTTGCCCAGTCTGGGCAATCTGGACGCCTACATCAGCGCCGTCAACCGCCTGCCCATGCTCAGCGCGGAAGAAGAGGCGCGGCTGGCGCGCACTTGGCGCGAGCAGGGGGACAAGGACGCGGCGGGCAAGCTGGTGCTGTCGCACCTGCGGCTGGTGGTTTCCACCGCACGGCAATATCTGGGCTACGGCCTGCCGCATGCCGACCTCATTCAAGAAGGCAATATCGGCTTGATGAAGGCGGTCAAGCGTTTCGACCCGGCGCATGGCGTGCGGCTCGTGAGTTACGCCCTGCACTGGATCAAGGCCGAAATTCACGAATACATTCTGCGCAACTGGCGGTTGGTGAAAGTGGCCACCACCAAATCGCAGCGCAAGCTGTTTTTCAATCTGCGCTCGATGAAAACGGCCAACGCCGGCATGAACGAGGCGCAGATCGACGACATGGCGCAGGCGCTCAACGTCAAGCGCGAAGATGTGATCGAGATGGAAAGCCGCATGGGCGGCGCCGACATCGCGCTCGACCCCACGGTGGAAGATGGCGAAGAGAGCTACGCGCCCATTTCCTATCTGGCCGACAACACGCAGGAGCCGATGGCTGTGCTCGAAGCGCGCAGCCACGACCGGCTGCAGGTCGAAGGGCTGGAAAACGCGCTGGAACTGCTCGATGCCCGCAGCCGCGCCATTGTCGAGCAGCGCTGGCTGCAGGTGAATGATGACGGCAGCGGCGGCAAGACCCTGCACGAACTGGCCGCCGAATACGGCGTGTCGGCCGAGCGCATCCGCCAGATCGAGGTGGCGGCGATGAAAAAAATGCGCAAGTCGCTGGCGGAATTTGCCTGA